The Chlamydia sp. 04-14 DNA segment TAGTTTCAAGAATAGGAAGCTCTAAAACGCCCGCGGCCCTACCAATAGCTTTTCCTAAAGTTCCTCCTATTTTTTTAGAAGCTTTTACCATTTGCTGTGCCACTGCTGACTCTAATCGAAATCCATCAATTCCCTCTTTGGTAATGAATTTCTTTCCTAGACCTTGTATAACACTTCCCAAGGTCATTTCAGCCATTTCTTTAACATCTAAAGATAGGTCAAAAAGAGCCTGAGCTTCCCCACCTTTTCCTGCTTGTACTAAACGTACATATTGTACAATGGAGACCATGGACATGCCGAGCTCCATATCCATAACGCCTGTACCAGCAAGACCACTAGCCATGGCTCCGAACTCTTTGAATGTTTTGACTAATCCATGACTTGGAACTTCTATTTTCTTTTTTTGTGATGTTCCTTGTTGAAACTCGAAAGAAATTTTATCGTTGTCAGTGACATCTACATTCGTGACAGATATCTTATCTTTATCACCAGAAAATGTATCTTTGATGGCACTTTTTATATCACTCATCAGGTTCCTTAGTGCGGAACCTATTTGCTGGGATTTAGTTTTGAGCCCACTTATTAACGCTGCGAGATCCCTAGGTGTTTCAACAATTAGGTTCCTGCTAACCTCTTTTGTTCCATCTTCTATGCCGTAATTGTCTAAGATATATAGGATTGTAGAAGCAAGTTGAGCATCTAAAACAGTCTTAGAAAGATAATCACTTAAAATATCCCCGTTTAATTTTAATCTATCGAGATCTGCTTCAGAGGTCTTTTCATTGATCCTTTTATGATCAATAGTCCCCCCTATTTTATATAGGTCTGACCAGGATATTCTTCTGCGGCCTATACGGACATCTCCTCTTAGAGTCATCTTATATAAGGTGGTCATGTATTGATCATAAGAGAATCCTAAGTTGGTAGAGGGGAACCAGGTATTCGCGGCTTTTTTTGAATCTACGGTATAAACTTTTAGCTGTGATTCTATACTTTGTGCAGAAGAAATCCCATAGCGAGTTCTTATTTCTTCAGTTAGCTGTACCGAAGATTCTAAGAACAATAGAGCCTGTTGTAATGTTGGAAAATCACAATGCCCAAAGTTAGGATCTGTGAATCTATAACCCTCATCCATTGCCTGAACAACTAAAGAGTGAGTAGATGTCGTAACTAATAGACTTTTTATGTTTGTCTGTTGTTCCAATATCTTAGACAAACCTTGAATATCCCATTTGTGCTCAGTTAATATTCCCTGTGTTTTCAGATCTTTGTTTCCATGGTATTGCAACCAATCGATGAATGTTCGACTTTTCTCCAAAAACGTATTATCCGAATCTGTTAGGGGTATGTGATCACGCTCTTTTGTTTGAAATAGAGCGCCTACTGTCATAAGATTTCTAGTGATCAAGGTATATTCTATTGAATCTTTGGCTGACATGTAGAGCATGGTGAGACCCATACAACGTCCTTCTAATTCATATAAAAACGTTTGTGGGTGTATGTGAGCAAGATCAGAGCCAAATGTTTTTGCTAAATCACCCCATAGAGGTATCTGGTCTCTAGAAAATTCAGGCCAAGAAAATAACGTGTATTTTGCCTGTTCTACAACATTGGGTATCGTCGGCACATCAGGAGGAATAGAGAAAAGATCTTTACTCAACCCTACTCCGCGATAATCATATGGATTAATTGCCGTCGGATCTAGCATTGTAGTCGCTAAGGGACGACCGAAATCTGCATCTCGTTGTAAGATTTCGTTAACCCCGGGTAAAATGCTGTAAAGTAGGGATGACCCTGTCTGTGCAAAATTCGTTCTTTTGGAAAGAATTTTACTAACTTCAGTTAAGGAGAGATATTTTTTCTCCCCAGCAAGTTTTACAAGCTCTTCAAGACGATCGTCATAGAGAAAACTATAAACGTGTTTATCGTTTAATAATTTTTTAGCCGACTCTAAAGTTAAGGATCCATCATGAATACTTAGATGTAGCTGATAAAGTGTATCGAAATAGTTTGCCATGAGATAGCTCGCTAGATTGAATACCCCCGGCATAACACTTGTCATTACACGCTCAGATTCACCACCGTCTTCCACTCCATACTGCATTCCTAAAGCGGAGACATGCCCATCAACGGGAGGTATGAGTAAATCAGGAACATGACATTTTTTGAGTTCTTCACCTAATTTTTCAGGTATATTTGCTAAAACAGATTGTGCTTCTGGACTACTAGGATCTAGAACTAGGTAATCATATACAGTACTAAGGACATCATGCATATCCTCATAATCTCCTCCTAGTGTTGTTTTCATCATATCAACTAGGTGCTTTGAGGGAGCTGGCAATACACTATCCGAAGAAAAGAGCCCCGAAACACCTGCTTCAGCAACCATAAATCGATAGATATCTTTTATATCAGTAAAGGCGTATCCATCAAGATACATACGTGCAAATAATTGTTTGTCGAATAAGAATTTATCCAAATTCTCTACAGCAACACGTTCGCTATTCTCAAATTTTTTGATAATATCGTCTAATTTCTTCCTGGGATCTAAGACGTGTTTTTGATACGTAGTCTCATAGAGTTTTTCATACCATTTTTGTGAGTTCTGTTGTTCCTGCTTATCCAGACCACTATAGCGGGTTATCTCCTTCATTTTCTCGAGAATGAGCTTTTTTCTTTCATTTTCACGTAAAACAAAGCACTTATTTATGAACTCTTCTAGATCTTTAAAAAAGTGTCCCGATCTGATTTTGTCTTCGATTCCCTTAACCTTGGCCTGAAGGTTTTCATCCCCTGCTAGCTTATTTATAGTCTCTAGAAACTTATTAATATCCTCATCAGATGTAAGAGCATCTAAACTTTCTTTAGATTTCAGCTCTCCATAGTTTGTTAAGAGTTCCATCTGTGTTATAGAAAGAGAAGACTGCCCTACAGAATCGATGAGATTTCCAATCGCTACTTGCCTCTCAGCTACGGATAGCATATCTTTTAAAAACATGGATAGACCGCTTGACGAGCTATACCATACAGTAATTCCTGTCTGTGAATTACTCTTGAGATATAGTCCAATAGCCTTTTCTAGATCACCCTCGATGTTTTTATATAAATCTGGGAAAAAGTTAACGTGATTAGCAACTGGAAGTTGAACACCGCGGATTAGGTTTGCAAGCTGCAGTTGTAGAGAAAACATAGATGTTGTTGCTATGGCATCATCTTTTATTTTCGTCTTGAATTCATAGATTTCGTGATCTAAATCAGCTAGTTTTACGATATCCACATTAGAATCTTCAATAAGATTATTAAACCTTGTTAACAAACCTCCAGGTAGGTTGTCTTTCGATGTCTGAGACCAAGATTTAATGAACTCAGCTTGATCGATTTTAGTGCGCTCTATGCCTTTAGGAGTTTCTACACGCAATTTTGACGAATCAGAAAAAAGTAATTCAGCTGCACATTTTTGTCTGACATTACACCAGGTACTCTCATCACCAGGAGTTACATCATTGGCGCCTATAGATAGAGGATTTTTCCAGTCGTATGTAATTTCACCTTTCGAATCTTTAATTTTTTTATAGGAACCTAAATAGGCCGCATCTCCTAAATTCCTCTTATCCTCACTAAGAAAGTCGCTTCCTAAAGGGCCAAGACTTCTGAAATGTTTTATCATCTCTTTCTTAATTAAATCGGGACCTGTAATTCCTAATGTACTTACCGCTCCAGGAATAGTTGAATCTTGTCTAAAATTGTAAAATAGACTCTTCCCAAGATAATCTCTGACTAAATGGCCTCCCACCACATCTCTTTGATCTAAATGTGTGAGATCATCAAGAGTATTAAAGAAAGATCCACTAAGAACATTTTCTCTTAAGTCTTTTAATTCAGCATAAGCTCGTTGTTGTCCTTGAATGACAGCATCAACAGTGGCGCTCTCTTTATGCGCCATCATCAAACCATTTAATATACGAACATTCCAACCACTCTCCCACTTATGATACCTTCGCAAAACAGGCATTGTATCTCGAATCGTTTCAGCAGCCATTTTTTGAAAGAGACTAGTCTTAGGTTTGCTTTGGCTTCCACCTTCGCCGTTATGTAGCTTTTGAAATTCAGTGATTAACTCTTTGATTTTTGTTTTGTCCTCATCTGTAAGTTTTGATAGTTTGATTTCCTTTCCGATTTCTTCCAGCGTGACTGTAGTTTGGCCATTTGCTATTTTTAATGCCGCGTCAGAAATCGCCCGTCTAATTTGCAAACTTTCGAAAAATTTATTCCCACCTTTCTCAAAAATAGCATTAGTAGCTTCCTGAGAATACTGGGGCATCATATCTAAATCGGTATAAATGCCCCCATGCTCTTTGAGCATGTACATTCTGATCTGATCCGATGCTGCAGCGTAATTCCATCGCAAAAACATCTCCATCTCGTAATTATAGAGATTGGTTGTGTCTTTCATTGAGGTCAGTTCTTTGATATCTTTAATTTTAACCCTGTCAGATTTTAGATCCTGGTTAACTTTAGCAACGATATCTTTAATTTTCTGTTTGTTGGTTTCTATAGTCTTCTTATATTGCTCAATTTCCTCTTGGGGAAGTTTAATAGTTTTTTCGAGATATTCTATGCGCGTTTCATCATTAATTGCGCTGGAGCCTTTAAGCATGCAAAAATTAAAAAACCCATCTTGAGAAACAACCATATTTCTTAAAAATAAGGCGTTGAAATTGTTCCTGATGTCTTTATCTAATGTTTCGTATTTTTCATAGAGTTTGACTAGATCATCATAATATTGTTCTTTTAGATCGCGATCTTTGGTGGCTTCGTATTTTTTACTTAATTCTTCATAGTTTTGAATAAAGTCTTTCGCACCTTCTGGGGTTTTCTCCTTGATTTCATTCATGGATGCATCAAAAGCTATTTTCTTCAAAATAGATGAAAATTTAGCTGCTCCATAAGCTTTTTCATCCACCCAGAAATAGAATTCGTAATCATCATATGTCTGTAGAAATACTTTAATATAGGGGCTTACGTCATCCGGTGGAGCGCCAGCAATCCAGATACCGTGTAGATATTTATCTACTTTAACTTTGTGTGATGAAAACTCTGTTTTAATAGTCGTCATCACCTTAGAACTTGGATGTGACGTAGATAGGCCCGCCTTTTTTTGAAGCATATCTAAGAAAATAGACTGCTTAACTAGGAGGTCTTGTCCTTTCCTAGAGTTTTTCTCGTCTAGATTGTTATAGTAGCCTATAGCCTTCTTCATATTGTTGATGGATATTCTACATAACGTTGCTTGCTGAGTAGTTAACTGTAGTTTCTCTAAAATATTCTCAGGAGTCAGATCGTATTTGCTCGAGGACGATTCTCCACCTTCAGCTTTATCTTCCAAACCACGTTTCCTTCTAGAAAGAGAATGTAGATTTTTCGCTTTCTGAATAGAATTCGTTGCCTCTTTCTTTTCGATAAGTTGTTTTTTAGTCTCTTCAATAGAAGATGGATTTAGAGTGATAGAACTTTCCTGAACAAAGGAAGTGGAATTAGGAATATGCGTGGGAGAGTATCTCTCAGGTGTTTTTGTGGATTTTGTAGTTCGAGAAGAAGTTAAATCCCTAACAAGCTTAGCCATAGGACTTTTCTTTTTGGGTGAACTACCCCCCCCCCCAATGGAAGGCTGAACTAAAGAGGTGGAATTCTCATAAATAGAAGAGTTGGAGTGCCTAGAGACGTCTGTCGAAGAAGTCCCCGTATGATTTGCTGGCGGTGGAAGAATCGTGGGTTTGGTGATTTTTGCTGGTAATATTTTTGTGGGGACGACATGTGCAACAAGTTGGGCTAAATTATATAAGAAAGATGTTTTCCAATTTCCCGTATGATTAGATGGTGACGCTGTGGGTACTGTAGTATTCGGATTTGTTAAATTATAAAACTCCTGCTGTAGCGTTTTCCCCAATTCAACAACAGCCTCTGTGGAATTATTCTGATTTACAGCTTCATCATAAAGAGAAAGTCTCTCATCTAGCGAGGAAGAAGAAATCGCGCTTTGATTGGTGTAGGAAGAATTGGAAGTCGAAGGAACTGTATAGTTGGACTCAGACTGAGCCGAAGAGGCGGCGGGAGTTGTTTTTTCAGGAAGAGTCATGGTCCGAGAATATAAGATTTATTTTTAACAGTATCCTAATCACATAGTGCTATTTCAAAAGTAGACGAGGTCTATTTCCCCTAAAAAATTGCAAGAGCATTATAAAAAATTAAATAATTACTTCAACGGAATTTATGTTCTAAGAGCGTGTTTTGCAATCGCTTAAGATTTTCTCAACTGCGCATCATCATTCAGTATAATTGAGGTATGTTTGCGGATGTTGATTTAAGATGTAAAGCTAACGTCTGCATGAAATGATAGTTCCCAAACATACGTAACAACCAAGGTTTTTAGATTATAATTTGGTTGCTTATCTTAGATAAAGATAGATAAAAAATATTTTAAATTAGTTCTGCTGATCTAAAAGCCTCTTTTTATAAATTTATTCTACAGGGGGTGTATTTGAATGAAAATTTTTGACTTTAATTATAGGTTGATCTAAAATGTTTCGGTTCAATTCTTTATTTGGTTATTTTAATGGTTTATTCAATAAATGATATCCCTCAAAATTATATTGGTTTAGAAGACAGCGGGTCTGAAAAGCTTTGTTGTCAATATAAGGTTTTAACAGGGTTAGTTGTTGGTGTAGAACTTGTTGTTCCTATAATTTTTATTATTTTAGGAGCTTTAGGCCTTGCTGGATGCGCTAGCTACGCCTTATTGATCACAGGCAGTGTTCTTGTTGGAATGTCGTGTCTTTCACTCGTAATTTATGTGGCAGTCTCTAAAATATTAAAATATTGTCTAGATTATCAGGACAGCCTTATAACAAACGAATCTTAAGGTCGGAAATCTACAGTATTTACTAGGGAAAGTTCTAGAGACTAGATAAGTTAAGTGTTGATACTGTTAGGTATGAGATAATTTTCCCCAGGCTATTAAACTGGGGCTTTTTCCTTATGCGTTTCAGATATAACTAGTTTGTAAAGAACATACTATCTAGCAATCACTTCATTCTCACATCTTCATATTAAGGTTCTTAATATCGCAAAGGTTGAGTGAGATTTATTCGACGTTTTTTATTAATATTTTAACAGCAAACTTTCAAATTGACTTTAATTGTGACGGTGGAGCATCATATTAGGGTCAATTTTTAATCGGTAAAAATACATGCCCAATTTAAATAAAATCTGTGATTTCCTAAATCTAACACAAACTACGGAATCAACGCAACGAATTTCATGTTCTAAAACTATAAAAATCAGTGTTTTGGTCGGTTTGGCGGCTCTTTCTATTATTTTTATAGTCTTAGGCGCTTTAAATCTTGCAGGTGGCGCTAGCTTGGCGTTATTAATTTGCGGTTCCGTCTATCTTTCTTTTTTTGTTTTTGGAGTTCTTTTAGCGAAATTAGTCAAAAAACAACAGCTAACTACTATATTCACCAGTACATTAGAAATACCTAGACAACCAGTTTTGAATTCTAAAGCAGAAGCGGCTCTTGCTTATGCTAGCAACCGACTTGATGCAGAAAGGGACGGAATAGAGCTCTCTCCCTGGGTAGGTCTGCGCCCACCTATGAATGAGGATATTTCTTATTTAATGAATTTAAGATCTGACAAGTATCAAGAAGTCTTAGCTTTCTTGCAAACAGATGCTAGTGATTCAAGCAAGATCATATTCCCGACCCCAGAAGCTGCAAGTAACCCAGAATTCACAAGTGCTGTCACAGAACTTTTACAGCTATCTTTTGCGATTGGTATTTATTCTCTAAGAGATTTAGAAAGTTATAGAGAAAGGTATGATGTGGAGTCCAACCTAGAGGCTTTAGCAAGACAGAATTCAGCTTACTATAGGACATTTTATATGATGTCGACCGCATACTCTCTACAAAGAAGCTTACATATGTATTGTTCTCATCGTGTTTCTCAAGAGGATATTGAGGCTAGAAGATCAAGATTCTATCAAGAAGGTACTGTAGAGAGTGAGTGGAGATCGTTATATAATAGCTTCTGCGAGCAGGCACGTTGGTACCTTGGTAATGAGGAGGAAGCAGATCAAAGAGAATGTCGTTTGATTAAACATTCTAAAGCAGACCTCGACCCTAGCTTCGGATATCAGGGAACTACTCCAACTTAAAATTAATCTTTTATTGTTACATAGATGACATTGCACGCGTCCCTATAATGTTTAGGACGCGTTTTTTATTCATAGCCTAGACTATAGATTGTCTCTGCCTGTTTGTGAAACACAACTTGTAAACTAAGGATCTGTTCGTACAGAGTTCAAGCGAACATACACTCCCCGATTCACTTCTGTATACCCATCAATAATGTGCATTTTTTCTAACTGTATGAGAACGGAGTTTGTGAAACCGGTTCTTATTGAATCAGAAAGATTTCCCCAGAAAGTTGTCGAAGACGTGGACTCAGTAGTGTTTTGTTCTTTATAGGGAATAAATATTTCTACGGTATTTGGATCTGTAGGAGATAAAATTTCTGTAATGAATTCGATCGCTAATTGTAATTTGATCTGCTTATCAGAAAGAGCCCCTAGCTGTGGTCTCTTTTGAAGAATGTAGTCTCTTGGAATTGTAACCGCCCCTAGATTTAAAGAACGTGCAATTTTTGTGCGATCCAACGATTCTAACGCTGCTGAAACATCCTCAGAAGTTGCTTTATTTAGTACCTCTCCTAAGAAGGCACTAGGAACCTGTCGTAAAAATGCAGATATGACATTTTTTCTATTTTCATAAGAATCCATCGGTAGACGACTTCCGGATTCATTCATGATAAGTTGATGTCTATTTTGATGATGTTTAAAAGCGGCTTGTTCACCTAAGATATAGGGAACCATGTGTCTATTTTTCATGCTTTGGTAGCATTCTATAAAAGATTGAGATGAAAAAAGTTTTAGATTAGCCTCGGTCTCTCCTTGAGGATTGGTAACGATTACTTGTTTATGTTCTTCTTCGTCATCTAAAACAACAATTCCTGAGCTCATATCAGAGCCGATATACTTAGGCCAAGATATATAGGAGCCACTTGCTTTTCCCTCTGTATGGCGTGATTCAAGAACATTTCTTACGAATCTCGCAACGGTCATTTCTTTTAACTCAACTTGAGATGAGTTTGTTATTTCATGAATGCTAATGGAATCATCATTCAGGGAGCAGACATAATCAGGGTAATTATCGAAGGAAAACTCTGCTTTTAATCCACCAAAGATCCCCTGTTTCTGTTTAGGAAGTCTCGAAATTTTTGCTGTGATTCCCAATCTATCTTTTAAGCATTTTTCTATAGATTTCTTATCACTCTCGTTTGTTAATTCGATTTCAGAAATAAGGTTTCTTCCTGAAAGGATTAGGTTATAAAGATCCGAATAATGAACGCTAATTTGATCTTGATTTCCTAAAATATAAAACGTATGAGATTTCCGAGAATCTAAGTAAAACCTTTCAGGAAGAGTATTTGCAAATTCCTCCTTAGGTTTCACTATGGTGATACCTTCAGCACATAATTCCTGATAGGCTTCATTTTCTGTCGTTAAAATAGTTTTGGATTTTAGGGAGCTAGATATTTTTTGGCAGGTCGTAACAATGTCTTTCTGAAGCGATTCAGATAAAGGTGTATCGAGATATACACACGGATATGCAATATGTAAGTATAAATGCAAAGCCTGCCGTAATAGCCAAGCTAAAATGACAATAGGAACAAAAATCCAGGAGAGTATTTTTAAGACTTTTTCAGCGGTAGATATTGCCCGTCCTTGATGTTGTACGGCAAATCTAAGTCCTAATTCTGTTGATTTATCTATAACTTTAGTTTGCTTTCCTCCTAAATAAAAATAGGAATCTAGAAGAGCAGAAAGCTTCTCTGCCCGATTAGGAGAATAAATTGGTGAAAATGTTATAGAATTTAACATAATGTTCTTGGGGTTATCTTCATACTTTACTCAAAAGTCTGTCTGTAAGTATTTTTGAAGGTATTTTATTAGTTAATTTACTTATTTTTTATTCATCGGATTATCCGATGGTTTAATCCTCTTGGCCGTTCAAAGGTTTCTCATTTTTATGCCACTAAGAATAAGCAGTTCATATCATATTGCAGATGGCAATTTTTACTCTCTAATCCCATCAATTTAGTCAAAGTAGGCACAGACCATAGTTTCAGTATTCTCATAATCAGAGAAGATTCCTATATCCACTAATTGATCCATGATACTCTCGCCCAGGCATTTTCCCTGAGCATCATCGGGTTTGAAGAACATAGATCCGTAGTTGTTGAGCTGGTTAATCAATATCCCATCTCCCCCTCCACGATAACTTTGTCCATGTTTATAGAAGACAATCATGTTGCGTCCATTATCATTTGGGCCGATGACTCTTTGTGAGATGAATTTCAGGAAGTTCTCCACTAATTGTTTCTTTTCCTGGTCGGCTATTTGTCTTTGTGTAGGATCGGATGCAAATAGGGGTGCTTGAATATTCAAAGTATTGTTTAAGAATTCTTTAGATAATAAAGAATTCAAATTCTGCATCTTGGATTTTATAGAATGAGGAATTTGATTTAGCATGCCTTTGAGATACTCTGGAGGAACACTTTTGAATATAGGCATTAGTGCAGAAACACGATTTTCTATTTCTGTATTCTCATCCGGATATGTTGTAAACGTATGTCCTGGGTCAACTACCATGGCCATGTGCAGATTTTCTACACTATCAACACAGACAAATTTTCTTTGTGATTTTGCAAACACCTTTCCTGGATATCCTGTGTATCCAGTAAAAGTCACAAGATCATTTAGACAGTTTTGTAAGTTATTGTGCTCTTCAATACTTGTTGAAACATCCCCTTTATCTAAGGATTTTTCTGTTAGAGAAATATTATGCAGATAATGGATAAGCACACCATCTTGTACGCTAATGCCTACCGGTTTACTGATCATCAAATTATCTAAATTCTGTCGTTTAGCAACGTTTATTGCTTTCGTACACCTCCATAGATGTTCCATTATAGACCATTGCATTTCTTCAGGTGGTGGCAATGTGATCGATCTAGTGGGAACGACAAATGTAAACGCTATATCTGGGAAACGCTGCGATGTCATTGTTAACAACATCTGATTAGTAGTTTCATCTTGATAAAAATGCACCACCCTTAATCCCTGTAGGTGTAGAGCAGCTCTAAGAGCGTCGTTATTAGGTTGTGTAAAACGTAGATCCATGAATTTATCACGAATAGCTAAAGCGTCTTTTAAATAGAGTGCAGCTGGCGTGCAGGGATCTTGTCTATCGATTAAGACAACACTTTGATTTCTATGTACTACTTTATGAAGTAAGAAGCGCACAAGGAGCGCAATCAACACAACTGGGAATATGAGATATGAAAGTATCTTTATAATCTTTTCAGCAAGAGGTACGGGTCTTCCTGGGCTAGAAAGGCAGATGAGTTCTTGGGTTTTTTCGTTTCTAGCAACGATTTCTATCTGTCTTCCGCCAAAATAGAAATAGCTATCTACTTTAGATAAAACCCTTTCAAAGTAATTGGGTTGTTTATTAAAAGAACTTAAGCAAAAACTTTCTGATATTCTCATAAATATTAAAAAATGTTTAAAAAACTTAAAATATTCTAACATAAAACACTAATTGTTAGAATTATTTTTAATATAATTTAGTTTTATTAAGATTTTTTAATTAGAAGAAAACACATCTAGAGAAAGAGTCTCTAGACGTGAAGATTGTAAAGAACTTTAAAATAGGGAGTTACCCTGAGAGAGAAGAAGATCAACGTAGTTGATATCGTAGTCTGAATTAATAAATTTTGGGTTGTCCAACATAAATTGGTGGAAAGGTATTGTAGAGTGTACTCCTCCAATATGAAACTCTTTTAGAGCACGTTTCATAATGGCTATAGCCTCTTCACGGTTCTTACCTTTAGAAATCACCTTAGCAATCATAGAATCATAATAAGGAGGAATAGCGTAGCCGCTATAGCAAGCACCATCAACACGTATTGAAGGCCCCGCAGGAGGAAGATAATAATCTAAACGTCCTGGGGATGGCGAAAAGTTATTACTTGGATCCTCAGCGTTAATACGACACTGGATAACGTGTCCTGAGAAGACAATATTTTTTTGTTTCCAAGTGAGCTTATTGCCCATAGCTACATAAATCTGTTCTTTAAGGAGATCGATTCCTGTCACTTCTTCTGTGATTGTATGCTCTACCTGAATACGTGTATTCATCTCCATGAAGTAGAACTTTTTATCTTTATCTAATAGAAATTCTACCGTGCCCACGGAGTGATAGTTGGCACTTCTAGCTAAATCTACAGCGACTTTCCCTACTTTTGCACGTAATTCGGGAGTAAGTATAGGACTGGGGGTTTCCTCAATAAGCTTTTGGCGACGTCTTTGGACTGTGCAATCTCTTTCTCCAAGATGGATATAATTACCATGTTTATCTCCAAGGACCTGAACTTCT contains these protein-coding regions:
- a CDS encoding LifA/Efa1-related large cytotoxin translates to MTLPEKTTPAASSAQSESNYTVPSTSNSSYTNQSAISSSSLDERLSLYDEAVNQNNSTEAVVELGKTLQQEFYNLTNPNTTVPTASPSNHTGNWKTSFLYNLAQLVAHVVPTKILPAKITKPTILPPPANHTGTSSTDVSRHSNSSIYENSTSLVQPSIGGGGSSPKKKSPMAKLVRDLTSSRTTKSTKTPERYSPTHIPNSTSFVQESSITLNPSSIEETKKQLIEKKEATNSIQKAKNLHSLSRRKRGLEDKAEGGESSSSKYDLTPENILEKLQLTTQQATLCRISINNMKKAIGYYNNLDEKNSRKGQDLLVKQSIFLDMLQKKAGLSTSHPSSKVMTTIKTEFSSHKVKVDKYLHGIWIAGAPPDDVSPYIKVFLQTYDDYEFYFWVDEKAYGAAKFSSILKKIAFDASMNEIKEKTPEGAKDFIQNYEELSKKYEATKDRDLKEQYYDDLVKLYEKYETLDKDIRNNFNALFLRNMVVSQDGFFNFCMLKGSSAINDETRIEYLEKTIKLPQEEIEQYKKTIETNKQKIKDIVAKVNQDLKSDRVKIKDIKELTSMKDTTNLYNYEMEMFLRWNYAAASDQIRMYMLKEHGGIYTDLDMMPQYSQEATNAIFEKGGNKFFESLQIRRAISDAALKIANGQTTVTLEEIGKEIKLSKLTDEDKTKIKELITEFQKLHNGEGGSQSKPKTSLFQKMAAETIRDTMPVLRRYHKWESGWNVRILNGLMMAHKESATVDAVIQGQQRAYAELKDLRENVLSGSFFNTLDDLTHLDQRDVVGGHLVRDYLGKSLFYNFRQDSTIPGAVSTLGITGPDLIKKEMIKHFRSLGPLGSDFLSEDKRNLGDAAYLGSYKKIKDSKGEITYDWKNPLSIGANDVTPGDESTWCNVRQKCAAELLFSDSSKLRVETPKGIERTKIDQAEFIKSWSQTSKDNLPGGLLTRFNNLIEDSNVDIVKLADLDHEIYEFKTKIKDDAIATTSMFSLQLQLANLIRGVQLPVANHVNFFPDLYKNIEGDLEKAIGLYLKSNSQTGITVWYSSSSGLSMFLKDMLSVAERQVAIGNLIDSVGQSSLSITQMELLTNYGELKSKESLDALTSDEDINKFLETINKLAGDENLQAKVKGIEDKIRSGHFFKDLEEFINKCFVLRENERKKLILEKMKEITRYSGLDKQEQQNSQKWYEKLYETTYQKHVLDPRKKLDDIIKKFENSERVAVENLDKFLFDKQLFARMYLDGYAFTDIKDIYRFMVAEAGVSGLFSSDSVLPAPSKHLVDMMKTTLGGDYEDMHDVLSTVYDYLVLDPSSPEAQSVLANIPEKLGEELKKCHVPDLLIPPVDGHVSALGMQYGVEDGGESERVMTSVMPGVFNLASYLMANYFDTLYQLHLSIHDGSLTLESAKKLLNDKHVYSFLYDDRLEELVKLAGEKKYLSLTEVSKILSKRTNFAQTGSSLLYSILPGVNEILQRDADFGRPLATTMLDPTAINPYDYRGVGLSKDLFSIPPDVPTIPNVVEQAKYTLFSWPEFSRDQIPLWGDLAKTFGSDLAHIHPQTFLYELEGRCMGLTMLYMSAKDSIEYTLITRNLMTVGALFQTKERDHIPLTDSDNTFLEKSRTFIDWLQYHGNKDLKTQGILTEHKWDIQGLSKILEQQTNIKSLLVTTSTHSLVVQAMDEGYRFTDPNFGHCDFPTLQQALLFLESSVQLTEEIRTRYGISSAQSIESQLKVYTVDSKKAANTWFPSTNLGFSYDQYMTTLYKMTLRGDVRIGRRRISWSDLYKIGGTIDHKRINEKTSEADLDRLKLNGDILSDYLSKTVLDAQLASTILYILDNYGIEDGTKEVSRNLIVETPRDLAALISGLKTKSQQIGSALRNLMSDIKSAIKDTFSGDKDKISVTNVDVTDNDKISFEFQQGTSQKKKIEVPSHGLVKTFKEFGAMASGLAGTGVMDMELGMSMVSIVQYVRLVQAGKGGEAQALFDLSLDVKEMAEMTLGSVIQGLGKKFITKEGIDGFRLESAVAQQMVKASKKIGGTLGKAIGRAAGVLELPILETIAGVWSLYTSIEDLQHASSHSDTMAARVQIAFDTITLALTLSAIVAPPAMLAAGPVAAIGMGAASIARNVARTEERHQEWGKYRKFLEEGGEHVVSAFPERGLLDLSGNHVLGNILLDLRQNPPIFKGDRSYNANRWIGHQPQLSDSQIREKLGYAFSISPLGALARGHANSYWPPEVPKIPAGIYRTVILGYGMTYEGITEVVYLSNKIIWREAVMETDSRYYKPPLTAKNHKSTVITGDTHTTIIPVRLIDTDSPERIAYASQYKNYEITVQGGKGGITVQIGGAGFYNITGAPKVENVISFRAIPPPFSVKFNLSQLLQDVPIMRPNGTHIDILKIRQTGITTIIGSSGGQDTLTGNRDTKFYVSPGGGVIYSGAGKNWYYIPKLDSNLTIVLTPNSTDHDLTLGMNSFELHSEGGNLNLVGLDGDNSTGIYIENANKSSSYDCWVGHFKVKFSDGITAEAIEKPIPGNNTNTTTLGFTKCDQSTWALKHPEEPGFVDNIVRWMRKYLWWFAPEVSIIQKHSRVSYYDDRKLFVYKPDEHTELDIRAQDEFQTVVEGAVGVSYLLSSAPNIKTESIEIILAEDGDAPQFLDLSTIVPSLIEGKMTNGTEESSSINLTVSSLRYTIPMVLSWDPGDPPWETVIDISSNVRPTLGSWYDQLREDPEKEHVLYHNSALVPERLEGIMSLNNAVTLMLSEMQKSKEHVLGVENRGDVDLTIQGTLYAGHIEEVMTDLKWTMLDYLKSMKKFSVKVPAHTIEYIDFRGSDQSGGNVLFYSTVESGFLKADTKPKTTFSHNTWKFYDEIQIYYTSLNLEDFNRYRIASETFALARQIMYAQDLVNINNRDLILKFFYIREGKGIGSMRLVYKNFFNTYLDDISERTLEREVKPWMASNPHQFIDRSYWNYLELTLGEETFNLMTLIKEFCSRSRILSLEQDKTDHRLILPKKYRSLDLVVLTYTIDPKQMKNAPENKLLFLDQAMKEYRLPSSTILESSYYLDPVSGDLYITRILSDQLQNQAFVLKLKGFKWDWTAFKNIIVSAEHKGLISSSGTAVTFIGPELRHLEINFPKTIAEVKIQERIVSRAGVIFPTNDQIVHYDPRVDQQFYLLRDYMLSNLKDRTKGPSKRTKAYDSYLLESAMHLYSRDPKWQIPENMLEYAFGYYRVYVSHWVRSQMRVNTMVKMPKGSITISLITTQNDLFDRRPGSGYNIYFTILGLNKHVKTHTNKPGDMLLDLDQDVVLKVKKIDESEYSRRRIYVVAEIATEEALKLQSDTDVVILPQGEKFRFKRTLKNKK